The Bacteroidia bacterium genomic interval TTCCACAGACCTAAAATGCTCAGAATAGCAGCAAGAATCACATAAAAGAGTATGCGAGGAAGCTTAGTTTTGAAGCTGGCTTTTTTCTTTGCTCCAGGGGCATTGGCGGGAGCAAAGCGTTTGAGGAACCAAAGGGCGTCTAAAAATCCCCGGATCAGGGTGAAATAGGCGAGAACTGTAAAGATAAACTCAGCCCTGCTTTTTGGGAAGGTAAAATCTCTTCTTCCCAGTTTGAAAAACCAATCCGGATCATCTTCTGTGTTCAGGTGTTGGTGGTGCTTTAAATGATTTTTTCGATAGACTTCTATGGATGAAAAAATGAAGTACATCGAAAGATAATTGGTTAGCAGATCATTGAGCTTTCTGTTTTTCATGAAACGAAAATGAGCCGCATCATGCATAAGAATAGCCAATGCATGCATTCTTGCTCCAATGATGGTAATGCTCAGGAGATAGAGTAGGGGATGAAAATACAGAC includes:
- a CDS encoding fatty acid desaturase family protein produces the protein MPTNDARDLNLQVEKKAVKALYEIKASRHLGDIFLNWGIILTTAIFCSLYFHPLLYLLSITIIGARMHALAILMHDAAHFRFMKNRKLNDLLTNYLSMYFIFSSIEVYRKNHLKHHQHLNTEDDPDWFFKLGRRDFTFPKSRAEFIFTVLAYFTLIRGFLDALWFLKRFAPANAPGAKKKASFKTKLPRILFYVILAAILSILGLWKAYLLYWVIPYLSTFFMFQYVRSVSEHFGELERDHLLNSTRTVKTNLFERFFLAPHNVSYHLEHHLYPGVPYYNLPQLHDLLMEQEVYREKAHITNGYLGGLINELSKIS